A single region of the Lotus japonicus ecotype B-129 chromosome 4, LjGifu_v1.2 genome encodes:
- the LOC130712029 gene encoding uncharacterized protein LOC130712029: MSPLILNLLILCSTSLFHVISSTSTDIHDLLPEYGFPKGLIPNNAISYTISTDGFFTIQLDSPCYVHFSDQYLVYFHTRLTGKLSYGSVTRVSGIQAQILFLWPSVTGIKVHKDSGMLEFFAGALSQKLPAEEFVNVPGCSPKACQGGSTATNLVDRV, from the coding sequence ATGTCTCCTCTTATCTTAAACTTGTTAATTCTGTGCTCCACATCCCTATTCCATGTGATTTCTTCCACATCCACAGACATCCACGACCTTCTCCCTGAATACGGTTTCCCAAAGGGTCTCATCCCCAACAACGCAATCTCCTACACCATCTCCACCGATGGCTTCTTCACAATCCAGCTCGATTCCCCCTGCTACGTCCACTTCTCCGACCAGTACTTAGTCTACTTCCACACCCGCCTCACCGGAAAACTCTCCTACGGCTCCGTCACAAGAGTCTCCGGGATCCAGGCCCAGATACTCTTCCTCTGGCCCTCCGTTACCGGAATCAAGGTCCACAAGGACTCCGGCATGCTCGAGTTCTTTGCTGGAGCTTTGTCGCAGAAACTTCCGGCGGAGGAGTTTGTGAATGTGCCGGGGTGCTCCCCCAAGGCTTGTCAAGGAGGATCCACTGCAACCAACCTCGTGGATCGCGTGTGA
- the LOC130713655 gene encoding uncharacterized protein LOC130713655 codes for MAANAPHALFIVATIFTLLSSSLTLSTAEETAYDILPKYGLPSGLLPDTVTGYTLSDDGRFVVNLAKTCYIKFDYMVYYEKTITGKLSYGAITDLKGIQVQRLLIWFNVDEIRVDLPPSDSIYFQVGIINKRLDIDQFKSVRSCRKSLASSSPCHGNPITSSVLPEPVKEIPMLLTE; via the exons ATGGCAGCAAACGCGCCTCACGCGCTGTTCATCGTCGCAACCATCTTCACCCTCCTCTCTTCATCTCTCACCCTCTCCACCGCCGAAGAAACGGCCTACGACATCCTCCCCAAGTACGGCCTCCCCAGCGGCCTCTTACCGGACACCGTCACCGGGTACACCCTCTCCGACGACGGCCGATTCGTCGTCAATCTGGCCAAGACGTGCTACATCAAGTTCGACTACATGGTTTACTACGAGAAGACCATCACCGGTAAGCTCAGCTACGGCGCCATCACCGACCTCAAGGGGATACAGGTCCAGCGGTTGCTGATTTGGTTCAACGTTGACGAGATCAGGGTCGATTTGCCTCCTTCTGATAGTATCTACTTCCAGGTTGGGATCATCAACAAGAGGCTTGACATTGACCAGTTCAAATCTGTTCGGTCTTGCCGCAAATCcctagcttcttcttccccttgcCATGGAAATCCAATCACATCATCAGTG CTTCCTGAACCAGTGAAGGAAATTCCGATGCTTCTCACGGAGTAG